In the genome of Pseudorasbora parva isolate DD20220531a chromosome 10, ASM2467924v1, whole genome shotgun sequence, one region contains:
- the mis18bp1 gene encoding mis18-binding protein 1, translated as MYRPVQDYFIPPEVPKSGDMITPVKTIPKTAHNWATGSGRKISNRDVLVMNSTAQSAEENSPNISCELSSINATAEVAPQYKADLMLKRCTETPAKIFARLKAKVQRQNSVGHEAASDHLRNQEICGHIPLNPVVQYSQKSNANQETYVLALSPPQSPRGDAQAGEMDLPQESHSINVHKVPGRQSETFNTESQSFIEPFVLLEKVPGEIFSKMKTRREQMPESLYNRTRQTCVLLDKVVPDETLAQLQQKPVNYLSGNRGGCVFGEKSISVENDNEEALQNDASTSPESCPFGQSECTEVVTGPPQPTHNLLEDPLLLHSPRVLIPRKQMSVFQSKHQAAVALDDETKVRGIHLKDWVLKLLNKDIVVDGIRIDTMIPWHSSFIIERVSSNVLKTSSGRTYVLVGKMAKHPNSSFPSWFLKKFLFGFPKMWKEYLDQFLSGHMGSQKSQKDDSCVKPPKGRNQQASKNSTSKHPKIQGNITSPITPTDCIQPGSAKVSRSGRLIKAPLEYWKGGRIVMDSDMNVTVHEDYSTSLLSTPKKPVTPATSQITEQRSFRPETLGRGKRNTSSSEDEVSVPMRRIKQRSKPQMNAPSQSNQIKSTTLNKPTRAQKGHPDVSDNFDSGHAVKQNSSRPQRASLRKQQLREKETTVGSGAVMTENTQVHAVNVNFLLGDGGMSYDEQETGIENYSKTDRNRKSSQKQIQAEPHSMAHDNSSLRRSSRLSSKAQYSTDSNSSITSPDPPKRSRGKGSAECKRLTKPHKIETSVSTGHLEQNEHCSRRPKKVLQRNLDDVSDSINFPTDDDEEKRQLDKKATLLLKRTRQKKVKSELKMNGHQDSSEDMPSEYSEDEESAVSNNRRSKKSETGKTNTRSKRPQAKNGNPNEPELLDGKWTEKELQKLHEAVNSLPKHKSGYWAHVAYVVETRSAEECQEQYSAHQKTNKKPRKRASKKPAATEEPGKEIVEITAKAGTLKRRQQMRHFLDHMPKDDHDDVFTSSPMHNKQIKLPVFAANGDDEDFSQLQNPQTPSSSISNTAKTPQCLHISPGMMGSINKNNMDKYIFHLQKKQKGPKRGKNAAAMDKLTPTPAAKKALKRCVAEDDDFVVWNMLSDKDIPSRADDSDEEDDYFMDYC; from the exons ATGTATCGTCCAGTACAAGACTATTTCATACCTCCTGAAGTCCCCAAGTCTGGTGACATGATCACACCGGTCAAAACCATACCTAAAACAGCTCACAACTGGGCAACTGGGTCAGGCAGAAAGATTTCGAACAGAGATGTGTTGGTGATGAACTCAACTGCACAAAGTGCGGAAGAAAATAGCCCAAATATCTCCTGTGAGCTCAGCAGCATCAATGCCACGGCAGAGGTTGCACCTCAATACAAAGCTGACCTGATGCTGAAGAGGTGCACTGAGACACCAGCAAAGATTTTTGCGAGATTGAAGGCAAAAGTTCAGAGACAAAATTCTGTAGGGCATGAGGCAGCCTCTGATCATTTAAGAAACCAGGAGATCTGTGGTCATATCCCCTTGAACCCTGTGGTCCAGTACTCACAAAAGAGTAACGCCAACCAGGAGACATATGTGTTAGCCCTCTCACCTCCACAGTCGCCGAGAGGAGATGCACAGGCTGGAGAAATGGACTTGCCACAAGAAAGTCATTCCATCAATGTCCATAAAGTGCCTGGAAGACAAAGTGAAACTTTTAATACTGAGTCACAGTCATTTATTG AGCCATTTGTTTTACTGGAGAAGGTTCCTGGGGAGATATTTTCTAAAATGAAAACAAGGCGAGAGCAAATGCCAGAGAGTCTGTATAACAGAACCAGAC AGACTTGTGTACTGTTGGACAAGGTGGTTCCTGATGAGACATTAGCCCAGCTTCAGCAAAAACCTGTCAATTATTTGAGTGGAAATAGAg GTGGTTGTGTATTTGGTGAGAAGAGCATTTCTGTAGAAAACGACAATGAGGAAGCCCTCCAAAATGATGCTTCCACTAGTCCTGAGTCTTGTCCGTTTGGTCAGTCGGAGTGCACTGAAGTGGTCACTGGACCCCCTCAACCCACTCATAATCTTCTGGAAGATCCTCTTCTGCTGCATTCTCCTCGAGTCTTGATCCCACGAAAGCAGATGTCTGTGTTTCAGTCAAAACATCAAGCAGCCGTAGCCCTAGATGACGAAACCAAA GTGAGGGGGATTCATTTAAAAGACTGGGTTTTGAAACTGCTCAACAAAGATATAGTGGTTGATGGTATTCGCAT AGACACTATGATACCATGGCATAGCAGTTTCATCATTGAAAGAGTCTCGAGTAATGTGCTCAAGACCTCATCTGGCAGAACCTACGTCCTCGTTGGGAAAATGGCCAAACATCCCAATTCAT CATTTCCATCTTGGTTTTTGAAGAAGTTTCTGTTTGGGTTTCCAAAAATGTGGAAAGAGTACTTGGATCAGTTTTTGAGTGGTCATATGGG ATCACAGAAAAGTCAGAAGGATGACAGCTGTGTGAAACCTCCCAAAGGAAGAAATCAACAGGCTTCTAAAAACTCAACATCCAAACATCCCAAGATTCAAGGCAATATAACCT CTCCCATCACTCCCACTGACTGCATTCAGCCGGGCAGTGCAAAAGTTTCCCGCAGTGGCCGACTCATCAAAGCGCCATTGGAATACTGGAAAGGAGGGAGGATTGTTATGGACTCTGACATGAATGTCACTGTCCATGAAGACTATTCTACATCACTGCTGTCCACG ccgAAGAAGCCAGTAACGCCTGCAACATCACAAATCACAGAGCAAAGATCATTTAGGCCTGAAACTCTGGGGAGAG GGAAGCGTAACACATCTAGCAGTGAAGATGAAGTGTCAGTGCCAATGAGGAGGATCAAACAGCGTTCCAAACCCCAAATGAATGCCCCATCTCAAAGCAATCAAATAAAGAGCACAACACTGAATAAACCTACAAGAGCTCAAAAAGGACACCCGGATGTGTCCGACAACTTTGATTCGGGTCATGCAGTGAAACAAAATTCTAGTCGACCTCAAAGAGCATCTCTGAGAAAACAACAGTTGAGAGAAAAGGAAACAACTGTGGGTTCTGGGGCAGTAATGACAGAGAACACTCAAGTTCATGCAGTGAATGTGAATTTCTTACTTGGAGATGGAGGAATGTCATATGATGAACAGGAAACTGGCATTGAGAATTATTCAAAGACAGACCGCAACAGAAAGTCCTCCCAAAAACAAATCCAGGCTGAACCGCACTCCATGGCACACGATAACAGTTCCTTGCGCCGAAGCTCTCGCTTAAGCTCCAAAGCCCAATACTCCACTGACTCAAACAGCTCAATTACATCTCCAGACCCTCCAAAAAGGTCAAGAGGAAAAGGGTCTGCAGAATGTAAACGGCTAACAAAACCTCATAAAATTGAGACCTCGGTGTCTACCGGTcatttggaacaaaatgaaCACTGTTCACGTAGACCAAAAAAGGTCTTGCAGAGAAATTTAGATGATGTTTCAGATTCTATCAATTTTCCCacagatgatgatgaagagaaaCGGCAACTTGACAAGAAGGCTACGTTATTATTGAAGAGGACAAGACAAAAGAAAGTTAAATCTGAACTTAAAATGAATGGACACCAGGATTCCTCAGAGGACATGCCTTCTGAGTACTCTGAGGATGAGGAAAGTGCTGTTTCAAACAACAGAAGATCAAAGAAATCTGAAACGGGAAAAACAAACACTAGAAGCAAAAGACCACAAGCCAAAAACGGCAATCCGAATGAACCAGAGCTATTGGATGGAAAATGGACtgaaaaagaactacaaaaacTACACGA AGCTGTCAACTCATTACCCAAGCACAAGAGCGGTTACTGGGCACACGTTGCATATGTTGTTGAAACTCGTTCAGCTGAAGAGTGTCAGGAACAGTATAGTGCCCATCAGAAGACCAACAAAAAACCCAGAAAAAGAGCATCAAAGAAACCAGCAGCAACTGAGGAGCCAG GAAAGGAAATAGTTGAAATAACTGCTAAAGCTGGAACTCTTAAAAGGAGACAGCAGATGAGGCATTTCTTGGACCACATGCCCAAAGATGACCATGATGATGTGTTTACCAGCTCACCAATGCACAATAAACAAATCAAG TTGCCTGTATTTGCTGCAAATGGAGATGATGAGGATTTCAGCCAGCTCCAGAACCCCCAGACGCCGAGTTCTAGCATCTCTAATACTGCTAAAACCCCTCAGTGTCTGCACATCAGCCCAGGAATGATGGGATCCATCAATAA GAATAACATGGACAAGTACATTTTCCATCTTCAGAAGAAACAAAAAGGGCCGAAACGGGGCAAAAATGCTGCAGCAATG GACAAGCTTACACCAACTCCAGCAGCAAAGAAGGCTCTAAAGAGATGTGTTG CTGAAGATGATGACTTTGTGGTGTGGAATATGCTCTCAGATAAGGATATCCCATCCAGAGCTGATGACAGCGATGAGGAGGACGATTATTTTATGGATTACTGCTGA